A genomic window from Rhodococcus sp. KBS0724 includes:
- a CDS encoding putative glycolipid-binding domain-containing protein, with protein MSIQPSDSASWPAVLTWQAHNAPRMESVRVQLSGNRIKASGRIIGGACSEHPAFSASYDLVTDEAGITRRLSVRTALAAGERQMSISRDEEGTWMVENGANHQRSSFSGALDVDVILSPFFNTLPIRRFGLQNDTEDVEVPVVYVNLLDLRVEAATITYSSGTDGISVLSPVSSATVTVDHEGFILDYPGLAGRI; from the coding sequence GTGAGCATCCAACCTTCCGATAGCGCATCCTGGCCTGCGGTATTGACCTGGCAGGCGCACAACGCTCCTCGCATGGAGTCGGTACGTGTGCAGTTGAGCGGCAATCGCATCAAGGCGTCAGGCCGGATCATCGGTGGCGCGTGCAGCGAACATCCCGCATTCAGTGCGTCATATGACCTGGTCACAGACGAGGCGGGTATCACGCGCAGGTTGTCAGTGCGCACCGCCCTCGCTGCGGGTGAGCGTCAGATGTCGATCAGCCGCGACGAAGAGGGAACCTGGATGGTGGAGAACGGCGCCAACCACCAGCGCTCCTCCTTTTCCGGTGCGCTCGACGTCGACGTAATCCTCAGCCCGTTCTTCAACACCCTTCCCATCCGACGCTTCGGCCTGCAGAACGACACCGAAGACGTCGAGGTTCCGGTGGTGTACGTCAACCTTCTTGACCTGCGCGTCGAGGCCGCAACCATCACCTACAGCAGCGGCACCGACGGCATCAGCGTGCTCTCGCCGGTATCGAGTGCAACGGTGACCGTCGACCACGAAGGATTCATCCTCGATTACCCCGGACTGGCCGGCCGGATCTAA
- a CDS encoding prephenate dehydrogenase, with protein sequence MCQPERVSATDSAPPVCVLGLGLIGGSLLRAAARAGREVWGYNRSSESADAARADGFEAHTDLALALRQAHETGAIIVIAVPMPAVDATLEAIAAHAPNNPITDVVSVKGEVKAAVERRGLNARFVGGHPMTGTSASGWAVGDADLFVDAVWVVATDDGVDAQVWTQVADLALDCGSVVVPAESLEHDRAVARISHLPHLLAESLAITGAAGGELALGLAAGSFRDGTRVAGSAPTLVRAMCEGNRDALLVALDEALALLQSARSELHAHGSTAELVDAGFAARGAYESHERWDITDVSVGESDWIDRMRDAGRRGGVIRRRR encoded by the coding sequence ATATGCCAACCTGAACGTGTGTCTGCGACCGATTCTGCCCCTCCTGTCTGCGTCCTCGGCCTCGGTTTGATCGGTGGTTCGCTGCTGCGAGCCGCTGCTCGCGCCGGACGCGAGGTGTGGGGTTACAACCGTTCGAGCGAGTCGGCGGACGCAGCGCGCGCCGACGGATTCGAAGCACACACCGATCTGGCGCTCGCTCTTCGACAAGCTCACGAGACCGGCGCGATCATCGTGATCGCTGTGCCCATGCCGGCCGTAGACGCCACCCTCGAAGCCATTGCCGCCCATGCCCCGAACAACCCGATCACCGACGTCGTGAGCGTGAAGGGTGAGGTGAAGGCAGCCGTCGAGCGTCGTGGCCTCAACGCCCGATTTGTCGGCGGGCATCCCATGACCGGAACCTCGGCGTCAGGCTGGGCTGTGGGCGACGCAGATCTGTTCGTCGATGCTGTGTGGGTCGTGGCCACCGACGACGGCGTCGACGCGCAGGTGTGGACGCAAGTAGCGGACCTTGCTCTGGACTGCGGTTCCGTCGTCGTTCCGGCCGAATCTCTCGAGCATGACCGGGCTGTGGCCCGGATTTCGCATCTGCCGCACCTTCTCGCCGAATCGTTGGCGATTACCGGCGCTGCCGGCGGTGAGCTTGCTCTGGGGCTGGCTGCGGGATCGTTCCGCGACGGCACCCGCGTGGCCGGCAGTGCCCCAACTTTGGTGCGGGCGATGTGCGAGGGCAACCGCGACGCCCTCCTGGTCGCACTGGACGAGGCTCTTGCCCTATTGCAGAGCGCGCGAAGCGAACTGCACGCGCACGGTTCGACAGCGGAACTCGTCGACGCGGGATTCGCGGCCCGCGGAGCCTACGAATCGCATGAACGCTGGGACATCACCGATGTGAGCGTCGGAGAATCCGACTGGATCGACCGGATGCGCGACGCCGGCCGCCGTGGTGGCGTGATCCGGCGACGCCGGTAG
- a CDS encoding tRNA adenosine deaminase-associated protein → MGAQRASNKSASSNQSEEFEGFGVAVVRDEGKWTVKALTSAALTSLASAETELRELRSSGAVFGLLDVDEEFFVILRPAPTGTHLLISDATAAIDYDIAADVLDALNVEIPDIDPDELDNVEPWEEGDLSVLADLGLPEPVLAVIAADTDLYPDEQLTMIAQRLGFESEFSAVLDKLPR, encoded by the coding sequence ATGGGTGCACAGCGCGCGAGTAATAAGAGCGCCTCCTCGAACCAGTCGGAGGAGTTCGAAGGCTTCGGCGTGGCGGTGGTACGTGACGAAGGCAAGTGGACGGTCAAGGCTTTGACCTCTGCGGCTTTGACGTCGTTGGCAAGCGCCGAAACCGAACTCCGCGAGCTTCGTAGCTCAGGTGCCGTGTTCGGCCTCCTCGACGTCGACGAAGAGTTCTTTGTCATCTTGCGTCCCGCGCCGACGGGAACGCATCTGCTGATTTCCGACGCGACTGCAGCGATCGATTACGACATCGCGGCGGACGTCCTCGACGCATTGAACGTCGAAATCCCCGACATCGATCCGGATGAGCTCGACAATGTCGAGCCATGGGAAGAAGGGGATTTGTCGGTCCTGGCTGATCTGGGGCTACCGGAACCCGTCCTCGCGGTGATCGCTGCCGATACTGATCTGTATCCCGACGAGCAGTTGACGATGATCGCGCAGCGACTCGGATTCGAATCCGAATTCTCTGCGGTGCTCGACAAGCTCCCGCGATAG